One Thiocapsa bogorovii DNA segment encodes these proteins:
- a CDS encoding glycosyltransferase, translated as MRMILDLMREAGWGVDFIGDRDAEGVSYRRSLQKIGVSLLIGQESAWRHLIVNGGIYRFAWVSRPEIAERYLPMVRALAPRAEVIYDTVDLHWIRLRRGIPFSQDPKALSHLAESFRRIEICNARCSDLTIAITEDEKRALLDEDPELKVCVLPNIHAVSSVVPPVSGRSGLFFIGSFSHPPNVDAVFYFVRDIFPRILEQIPAAHFYIVGSDMPYSVRTLKSRRVRPVGYVRDVEPWFRRMRVFVAPLRHGAGMKGKVGQSLALGLPVVTTGVGAEGMGLTHEINALIAEDPADFAASVIRVHRDNALWDRLSYAGQALVRQHFSKDAAECVLIPLLRVEGSQREVGRDKD; from the coding sequence ATGCGCATGATCCTGGATTTGATGCGCGAGGCAGGATGGGGCGTCGATTTCATAGGTGACCGAGATGCGGAGGGTGTTTCCTATAGAAGATCGCTCCAGAAGATCGGGGTCTCTTTGCTGATCGGTCAGGAAAGCGCATGGAGACATCTGATTGTAAACGGCGGTATCTACCGATTCGCGTGGGTCTCACGTCCGGAGATTGCTGAACGGTATTTGCCGATGGTGCGAGCCCTTGCGCCGCGGGCCGAAGTGATCTACGACACGGTCGACCTGCATTGGATCCGTTTGCGCCGCGGTATTCCCTTCAGCCAGGATCCGAAGGCGCTTTCTCATCTTGCGGAGTCATTTCGGCGCATCGAAATATGCAACGCGCGGTGTTCCGATCTGACGATTGCCATAACCGAGGATGAAAAGCGGGCTCTCTTGGACGAAGATCCGGAGTTGAAAGTTTGCGTCTTGCCGAATATTCATGCGGTTTCTTCGGTTGTCCCTCCGGTGTCTGGCCGATCCGGCCTTTTCTTTATCGGTAGCTTTAGTCATCCGCCAAACGTAGACGCGGTATTTTACTTCGTCAGAGATATCTTCCCTCGGATTCTCGAGCAGATCCCGGCAGCCCACTTTTACATCGTCGGCAGCGATATGCCTTATTCCGTGCGCACGCTGAAGTCTCGACGCGTTCGGCCGGTCGGGTATGTTCGTGACGTGGAACCATGGTTTCGACGCATGCGTGTTTTCGTTGCCCCGCTACGCCATGGGGCGGGAATGAAGGGGAAGGTCGGTCAGAGTCTCGCCCTCGGCCTGCCCGTCGTGACGACGGGTGTCGGGGCGGAAGGGATGGGGTTGACTCATGAGATCAATGCCTTGATCGCCGAGGATCCGGCAGACTTCGCCGCCTCCGTGATTCGCGTCCATCGGGACAACGCGCTTTGGGATCGCCTCTCTTACGCAGGCCAAGCGCTTGTTCGTCAGCACTTTTCTAAGGACGCTGCGGAGTGTGTCCTAATACCTCTCCTGCGTGTCGAGGGGTCGCAACGGGAAGTTGGGCGTGATAAGGATTGA
- a CDS encoding glycosyltransferase family A protein — translation MPLISVVLRLSDGCPGLRDCLDSLLAQSLGVDRIEVCVDEEGRGEEALARLDSIASPLVLRHPPRRNSVSPVGPNAGLFAARGRIVFFMSGNDVLEARCLEEHHLTHEEFPDPHVCVLGYTRLRGEAARSPLMRSLVGSICVDPDRRETSPVSALDGSAIFGQIPSFKRDFLLEQGALNSRFPSGFEWSELGYRLHRVGLSMIRNADAMIDMTRPIGLENACVHCYRQGQSDRILVQVHPEPEARAWAQIDHWESEWELVEPIFGDIMKSARMLDRFAQERVRFELPIDELATRLLHRAYAAAFRANRLLGAIDGVVNGIKS, via the coding sequence ATGCCCCTGATCAGCGTCGTGCTGCGTCTGTCTGACGGGTGTCCGGGGCTGAGGGATTGCCTCGATAGCCTACTCGCTCAGAGTCTCGGGGTGGACCGGATCGAGGTCTGCGTTGATGAGGAAGGCCGTGGCGAGGAAGCGCTGGCGCGGCTTGACTCGATCGCTTCCCCTCTTGTTCTCCGGCATCCGCCACGACGCAATTCCGTGAGTCCCGTCGGTCCCAATGCAGGTTTGTTCGCCGCGCGTGGCCGTATCGTGTTTTTCATGAGCGGGAATGATGTCTTGGAGGCGCGTTGCCTTGAGGAACACCATCTTACTCACGAGGAGTTCCCGGACCCGCACGTCTGCGTCCTCGGTTATACTCGCCTACGCGGCGAGGCTGCCCGTTCTCCGCTGATGCGTTCCCTTGTCGGATCCATTTGCGTGGACCCCGACAGGCGCGAGACTTCGCCTGTGTCCGCATTGGATGGATCCGCAATTTTCGGGCAAATACCCTCCTTCAAGCGCGATTTCCTTCTTGAGCAGGGGGCGTTGAATTCACGCTTTCCTAGCGGTTTCGAGTGGAGCGAGCTTGGCTATCGCCTGCATCGAGTGGGTCTGTCGATGATTCGTAACGCGGATGCCATGATCGATATGACGCGGCCTATCGGTCTCGAAAATGCTTGCGTTCACTGTTATCGACAAGGTCAGTCGGATCGGATCCTCGTTCAAGTTCATCCCGAGCCCGAGGCGCGCGCGTGGGCGCAGATTGATCATTGGGAGTCGGAATGGGAGCTTGTCGAGCCGATTTTTGGAGACATCATGAAATCAGCTCGCATGCTCGATCGATTTGCGCAAGAGCGTGTTCGCTTCGAGCTACCTATCGACGAGCTGGCAACACGCCTTCTTCATCGTGCCTATGCGGCTGCTTTTCGCGCAAACCGCCTTCTGGGAGCGATAGACGGCGTCGTTAATGGAATCAAGTCATGA
- a CDS encoding ABC transporter permease → MTSNTSNIQSPLLQQLSHGLELEQLKKAWRDILEGWRRRELWATLGLHDIRQRYRRSTLGPFWITISMGVMVFALGLLYGQIFGQELHDYLPFLAAGFVIWGLVSAMILGGCTTFISAEGMIRQLNAPVSIYAYREVWTAVIAFAHNIWIFVAVAWWYDVGLSWNALWVLPAIAILLINGFWMALFFGLLSARFRDVPLIIGSIVQVLFFLTPVIWRPEMLPDRALLLELNPFYHMVEILRAPMLGHTPSLSNWLAVLLIAVVGWGVTLFFYSAYRWRIAYWV, encoded by the coding sequence ATGACATCCAATACCAGTAATATTCAATCGCCCCTGCTTCAGCAGCTCAGTCATGGTCTTGAGCTGGAGCAGCTCAAAAAGGCTTGGCGCGATATATTGGAAGGCTGGAGGCGTCGAGAGCTCTGGGCAACCTTGGGCCTGCATGATATCCGGCAACGTTATCGTCGTTCGACGCTTGGGCCTTTCTGGATCACGATCTCGATGGGTGTAATGGTGTTTGCGCTGGGTCTTCTATACGGTCAGATCTTCGGCCAAGAGCTGCATGACTATCTGCCGTTTCTCGCCGCCGGATTCGTGATTTGGGGTCTCGTATCCGCGATGATCCTGGGGGGGTGTACGACCTTTATCTCTGCGGAGGGAATGATTCGCCAGCTCAATGCACCTGTATCCATTTACGCCTATCGCGAGGTGTGGACGGCGGTCATCGCCTTCGCCCACAATATCTGGATATTTGTTGCCGTGGCTTGGTGGTATGACGTCGGGCTGAGCTGGAATGCACTTTGGGTTCTCCCTGCGATTGCGATTCTTCTGATCAACGGCTTTTGGATGGCGCTCTTCTTCGGGCTGCTGAGCGCGCGTTTTCGGGATGTTCCTCTGATCATCGGCAGTATCGTCCAGGTGCTGTTCTTTTTGACGCCGGTCATCTGGCGCCCCGAGATGTTACCGGACCGCGCACTCTTGCTGGAGTTGAATCCCTTCTATCACATGGTCGAAATCCTTCGCGCGCCGATGCTCGGTCACACACCTTCTCTCAGTAATTGGTTGGCCGTCTTGCTGATTGCCGTGGTTGGTTGGGGGGTGACGCTCTTCTTTTACTCCGCTTATCGCTGGCGGATCGCCTACTGGGTCTGA
- a CDS encoding DUF29 family protein: protein MASITLEKVSVSFPVYSSATRSIKNRLIQSATGGQIRSESGSDRISVVQALQDINLQLESGDRIGLVGHNGAGKTTLLRVLGGIYEPNEGRVAVRGSTVPLFDISLGMDPESTGYENIVLRGLYLGLSRSQMRGRLDEIADFTELGDFLNLPIRTYSAGMRMRLAFAVSTSVAPDILLIDEGIGAGDAAFLQKASERLKLFTEQVSIIVLSSHSEDLIKRMCNKAVLMEHGRVVGSGSTQEVLTQYRQRQEGAKSTAASVELPLEIASKVATRSDASAWAMETTRLLRQGRWDAVDVDRLVEEVVALVDPDRDLIEGQLTYLLVQLLTWHQRESERSELRREIIDQVRRQTELMIKQDKEVAGTAKDSLESAYRKARSAAARRMGIDASRFPAQCPVALPLLLDPTWFPGEGPSDDVTVARRQPTDA, encoded by the coding sequence ATGGCATCCATTACCCTGGAGAAGGTCTCGGTATCCTTCCCGGTCTATAGTTCCGCGACCAGATCCATCAAGAATCGTTTGATACAAAGTGCGACGGGCGGGCAGATCCGTTCCGAGTCGGGTTCGGACCGAATTTCGGTTGTTCAGGCCCTGCAGGATATCAATCTCCAGCTTGAGAGCGGGGATCGGATTGGTTTGGTCGGCCATAACGGCGCAGGTAAAACAACACTCCTTCGTGTCCTCGGCGGCATTTACGAGCCGAATGAGGGGCGGGTCGCGGTTAGGGGGTCGACTGTCCCGTTGTTCGATATCAGCCTGGGGATGGATCCCGAAAGTACCGGCTATGAGAATATTGTTCTACGAGGCCTCTATCTGGGTCTGAGTCGCTCTCAGATGCGCGGACGGCTCGACGAGATCGCGGACTTCACCGAGCTCGGCGATTTTCTCAACTTGCCGATCCGAACCTATTCAGCCGGGATGCGGATGCGTCTTGCGTTCGCCGTGTCGACGTCGGTCGCACCGGATATTCTTTTGATCGACGAGGGCATCGGGGCCGGCGATGCGGCTTTCCTGCAGAAAGCCAGTGAGCGACTGAAGCTCTTTACCGAACAGGTATCGATCATTGTGTTGTCGTCCCATTCAGAGGATCTGATCAAGCGAATGTGCAACAAGGCGGTGCTGATGGAGCACGGTCGCGTTGTGGGATCAGGGTCGACGCAGGAGGTTTTGACGCAGTATCGTCAGCGGCAGGAGGGGGCGAAAAGCACCGCAGCAAGCGTTGAGCTTCCGCTCGAGATTGCGTCCAAAGTCGCGACCCGCTCCGATGCATCGGCTTGGGCGATGGAAACGACTAGACTCCTGAGACAGGGTCGTTGGGATGCCGTCGATGTCGACCGTCTTGTGGAAGAGGTTGTCGCCCTCGTGGATCCGGATCGCGATCTGATCGAAGGACAGTTGACCTATCTCTTGGTGCAATTGCTCACATGGCATCAGCGGGAATCGGAGAGATCAGAGCTGCGGCGAGAGATTATTGATCAGGTCAGGCGGCAGACCGAGTTGATGATCAAGCAGGATAAAGAGGTCGCCGGCACTGCGAAAGACTCTCTGGAGAGCGCCTACCGAAAGGCGCGATCGGCCGCGGCGCGTCGCATGGGTATCGATGCATCGCGGTTTCCGGCGCAATGCCCGGTCGCATTGCCGCTCCTGCTGGATCCTACTTGGTTTCCGGGGGAAGGGCCGTCCGACGACGTCACGGTCGCACGCCGCCAGCCGACTGACGCTTAG
- the ubiB gene encoding ubiquinone biosynthesis regulatory protein kinase UbiB, with translation MIGPREALRLFRINWILLRHGLDEVILATHLFRPLRWVMYISPWHWFRRDLPTSYPVRVRLALEDLGPIFVKFGQILSTRRDLLPDDLAVELAKLQDRVPPFDGAEARAIIEKAWGCSVDHVLDEFNPIPLASASIAQVHTGRLKNGTEVVVKVLRPGIERTIRGDLGLMYTVAHLAERYWKDGRRLRPVDVVREYEKTIYDELDLQREAANASLLRRNWIHSEMLYIPEIYWDWTRPGVMVMERIYGTPVSDVARLKAQGVSMKQLGERGVEIFFTQVFRDNFFHADMHPGNIFVEPSGRYISIDFGIVGTLTTEDQRYLAENLLAFFERDYRRVAELHVESGWVPSGTRVDEFESAIRTVSEPIFEKPLSEISFGHFLVRLFQTARRFDMEIQPQLVLLEKTLLNIEGLGRQLYPELDLWTTAKPYMERWMKDQIGVVGLLDRTKRNFISVADQTPEIPLMAYRILSTYDKRLRAAEAGSLGNHGRSASHDKAASTSQSVRALGGATVIVCGTLVLLLGPGPWLPATTGVVLVAACYMLGALLFFSAGRQT, from the coding sequence ATGATCGGACCCCGCGAGGCCCTGCGGCTCTTCCGCATCAACTGGATCCTTCTGCGCCACGGACTCGACGAGGTCATCCTCGCGACCCATCTGTTTCGACCGCTGCGCTGGGTCATGTACATCTCGCCATGGCACTGGTTTCGGCGCGACCTGCCGACCTCCTACCCCGTGCGCGTGCGCCTCGCGCTGGAGGATTTGGGTCCCATCTTCGTCAAATTCGGGCAGATCCTCTCGACCCGACGCGATCTACTGCCCGACGACCTGGCCGTCGAGCTGGCCAAGCTCCAGGATCGGGTACCGCCCTTCGACGGCGCGGAGGCACGCGCCATCATCGAGAAGGCCTGGGGCTGCTCGGTCGACCACGTGCTCGACGAATTCAACCCCATCCCGCTTGCCTCCGCCTCCATCGCACAGGTCCACACCGGCCGCCTGAAGAACGGGACCGAGGTCGTGGTCAAGGTGCTGCGACCCGGCATCGAGCGAACCATTCGGGGCGATCTCGGGCTGATGTATACCGTTGCCCATCTCGCCGAACGCTATTGGAAGGACGGGCGGCGCCTGCGCCCGGTCGACGTGGTCCGCGAATACGAGAAGACCATCTACGACGAGCTGGATCTGCAACGCGAGGCCGCCAATGCGTCCCTGCTGCGCCGCAACTGGATCCACAGCGAGATGCTCTACATCCCGGAGATCTACTGGGACTGGACACGCCCCGGCGTCATGGTCATGGAGCGGATCTACGGGACCCCGGTCAGCGATGTCGCCCGGCTGAAGGCCCAAGGCGTGAGCATGAAACAACTCGGCGAGCGCGGAGTCGAGATCTTCTTCACCCAGGTGTTCCGAGACAACTTCTTCCATGCGGACATGCACCCGGGCAACATCTTCGTCGAGCCCTCGGGGCGCTACATCTCGATCGACTTCGGCATTGTCGGCACACTCACCACGGAGGATCAGCGCTATCTCGCCGAGAATCTGCTCGCCTTCTTCGAGCGGGACTATCGGCGCGTTGCCGAGCTGCACGTGGAATCCGGCTGGGTCCCTTCCGGCACCCGAGTGGATGAATTCGAGTCCGCCATCCGCACCGTCAGCGAGCCCATCTTCGAGAAGCCCCTGTCCGAGATCTCCTTCGGGCACTTCCTGGTGCGACTGTTTCAGACCGCGCGGCGCTTCGACATGGAGATCCAACCGCAGTTGGTGCTGCTCGAGAAGACACTGCTCAACATCGAGGGCCTCGGCCGTCAGCTCTACCCCGAGCTGGACCTCTGGACCACCGCGAAGCCTTACATGGAACGCTGGATGAAGGATCAGATCGGGGTCGTCGGGCTACTCGACCGGACCAAGCGCAACTTTATCTCCGTCGCCGATCAGACCCCCGAGATCCCCTTGATGGCCTACCGGATCCTCAGCACCTACGACAAACGACTGCGGGCAGCCGAGGCCGGATCACTCGGAAACCACGGCCGCAGCGCGAGCCACGACAAGGCCGCCTCGACATCCCAGTCGGTCCGCGCACTCGGCGGCGCCACCGTGATCGTCTGCGGCACCCTCGTCCTGCTGCTCGGCCCGGGTCCCTGGCTACCGGCCACGACCGGGGTTGTGCTCGTCGCGGCGTGTTACATGCTTGGCGCGCTGCTGTTTTTCTCTGCGGGGCGGCAAACCTAA
- a CDS encoding ubiquinone biosynthesis accessory factor UbiJ, with protein sequence MTEGIQIPDAVLAVVEQALNRYIALDPEGAAAFAALEGRIIGIELKGFGTRVTIIPSDRRLQLFGGYDAEPDCLIRGTPLALARMGMAERKETQIIQGEVEILGDTSLAQAFNRAIAGLDVDWEEQLARVIGDPFAHQVGNQARAAAQWARKTSESLTKDLQEYLQEEARLTPTRYEVEAFLAQVDILRDDVERAEARIERLERLARPHAGSGTPS encoded by the coding sequence GTGACCGAAGGCATCCAGATCCCGGACGCGGTACTGGCCGTCGTCGAGCAGGCACTGAACCGCTACATCGCATTGGACCCCGAGGGTGCTGCAGCCTTCGCCGCCCTGGAAGGGCGGATCATCGGCATCGAGCTGAAAGGGTTCGGCACGCGCGTCACCATCATCCCGAGCGACCGACGCCTCCAGCTCTTCGGCGGTTACGACGCCGAGCCCGATTGCCTGATCCGCGGCACCCCGCTCGCGCTCGCCCGCATGGGCATGGCGGAGCGCAAGGAGACGCAGATCATCCAGGGCGAGGTCGAGATTCTCGGCGACACCTCCCTGGCACAAGCCTTCAACCGAGCGATCGCCGGCCTCGACGTGGATTGGGAAGAGCAGCTCGCGCGCGTGATCGGTGACCCCTTCGCCCACCAGGTCGGCAACCAAGCGCGTGCGGCGGCGCAGTGGGCACGCAAGACATCCGAGTCCCTGACCAAGGATCTTCAGGAATACCTTCAGGAAGAGGCCCGCCTGACCCCGACCCGCTACGAGGTCGAGGCATTCCTCGCGCAGGTCGACATCCTGCGCGACGATGTCGAGCGCGCCGAGGCGCGTATCGAACGCCTCGAGCGCCTCGCTCGACCGCACGCGGGGTCCGGCACCCCGTCATGA
- the ubiE gene encoding bifunctional demethylmenaquinone methyltransferase/2-methoxy-6-polyprenyl-1,4-benzoquinol methylase UbiE, with protein MSDDKTTHFGYQQVPVEEKASRVRAVFDSVASRYDLMNDLMSLGIHRLWKRHTIELAGVRRGQRVLDLASGTGDLAERFSGIVGAQGLVVMSDINASMLTEGRERMLDRGHVGNLHYALINAEKLPFPSDYFDCVTIGFGLRNVTDKQAALVEMQRVLRPGGRALILEFSHPVSRPLSKAYDLYSFSVLPTLGRLVVNDPESYRYLAESIRMHPDQETLRAMMEAAGFERCDYFNHSGGIVAIHRGYKL; from the coding sequence ATGTCCGACGACAAAACGACACATTTCGGTTATCAACAGGTCCCGGTCGAGGAGAAGGCATCGCGCGTGCGCGCCGTGTTCGATTCGGTCGCCTCCCGATACGACCTCATGAACGACCTCATGTCCTTGGGCATCCATCGGCTCTGGAAGCGTCACACCATCGAGCTCGCCGGGGTGCGCCGTGGTCAGCGGGTGCTGGATCTCGCCTCCGGTACGGGCGATCTCGCCGAGCGTTTCTCCGGCATCGTCGGCGCGCAGGGGCTGGTGGTCATGTCCGACATCAACGCCTCCATGCTCACCGAGGGGCGCGAGCGCATGCTCGACCGGGGACACGTCGGCAACCTTCACTACGCCCTGATCAACGCCGAGAAGCTGCCGTTCCCTTCGGACTACTTCGACTGCGTCACCATCGGTTTCGGACTGCGCAATGTCACCGACAAACAAGCAGCACTCGTGGAGATGCAACGGGTGCTTCGACCCGGCGGAAGGGCACTGATCCTGGAGTTCTCGCACCCGGTCAGCCGACCCTTGAGCAAAGCTTACGACCTCTACTCCTTCTCGGTCCTGCCGACGCTCGGGCGCCTGGTCGTGAATGACCCCGAGAGCTATCGCTATCTGGCCGAATCCATCCGCATGCACCCGGATCAAGAGACCCTGCGCGCCATGATGGAAGCGGCCGGGTTCGAGCGTTGCGACTACTTCAACCACAGCGGCGGTATCGTCGCCATTCACCGAGGTTACAAACTGTGA
- a CDS encoding gamma-butyrobetaine hydroxylase-like domain-containing protein, whose translation MPTPTELNLHQQSRILEITFDDGSHFNLPCEYLRVYSPSAEVQGHGPGQRVLQLGKEEVGIDKIEPVGNYAICLHFDDEHNTGIYSWEYLYNLGVEQERLWKEYLDELEKAGQKRKVRAS comes from the coding sequence ATGCCGACACCGACCGAACTCAACCTACATCAACAATCGCGGATCCTCGAGATCACCTTCGACGACGGCTCGCACTTCAACCTGCCGTGCGAGTACCTGCGCGTCTACTCCCCCTCCGCCGAGGTCCAGGGCCACGGCCCTGGGCAGCGCGTCCTGCAGCTCGGCAAGGAGGAGGTCGGGATCGACAAGATCGAGCCCGTCGGCAACTACGCCATCTGTCTGCACTTCGACGACGAGCACAACACAGGGATCTATTCCTGGGAGTACCTCTACAACCTCGGGGTCGAGCAGGAGCGTTTGTGGAAGGAGTATCTCGACGAGCTGGAGAAGGCCGGACAAAAACGAAAGGTCCGCGCGTCCTGA
- the hslU gene encoding ATP-dependent protease ATPase subunit HslU, translating to MSEITPQRIVSELDKHIVGQDEAKRAVAIALRNRWRRAQIPEPMRSEITPKNILMIGPTGVGKTEIARRLARLANAPFLKVEATKFTEVGYVGRDVESIIRDLADIGIKLAREQEMAKLAGQAEAAAEERILDALLPPPSSFEEESRSVTSSATREKFRDRLRAGELDEREIEIQVSASPMGVEIMAPPGMEEMTSQLQGLFQNLGQGRMKRRKLRIRDARQLLKDEEAAKRVNDEELKLRAIENVEQNGIVFLDELDKVTKRGEGMAGADVSREGVQRDLLPLVEGSTVSTKHGSVRTDHILFIASGAFHLSKPSDLIPELQGRLPIRVELKALTTEDFVRILTEPDASLTDQYRALLATEGVALEFTEDGIRRLAEIAWQVNERTENIGARRLHTVLERLLEDVSYNASDLDRVTVTINAAYVDQNLSGLAADEDLSRYIL from the coding sequence ATGTCGGAAATCACCCCACAACGCATCGTCTCGGAGCTCGACAAGCACATCGTCGGTCAGGACGAGGCAAAGCGCGCCGTCGCCATCGCCTTGCGTAACCGGTGGCGTCGGGCACAGATCCCGGAGCCGATGCGCTCGGAGATCACACCCAAGAACATCCTGATGATCGGGCCGACCGGTGTAGGCAAGACCGAGATCGCGCGGCGTCTGGCCCGCCTGGCCAACGCACCGTTTTTGAAGGTCGAGGCGACCAAATTCACGGAGGTCGGCTACGTTGGGCGCGATGTCGAGTCCATCATTCGCGACTTGGCGGACATCGGGATCAAGCTCGCGCGCGAACAAGAAATGGCGAAGCTCGCGGGGCAGGCCGAGGCCGCCGCGGAGGAGCGGATCCTCGATGCACTCCTCCCGCCACCTTCGAGCTTCGAGGAGGAAAGCCGCTCCGTGACCAGCTCGGCGACCCGCGAGAAGTTCCGCGATCGCCTGCGCGCCGGCGAGCTCGACGAGCGCGAAATCGAGATCCAGGTCTCCGCCTCGCCGATGGGGGTCGAGATCATGGCCCCGCCCGGGATGGAGGAGATGACGAGCCAGCTTCAGGGGCTCTTCCAGAACCTCGGCCAAGGGCGTATGAAGCGACGCAAGCTGCGCATCCGCGACGCCCGACAGCTGCTCAAGGACGAAGAGGCCGCCAAACGGGTCAACGACGAAGAGCTGAAGCTGCGCGCCATCGAGAACGTCGAGCAGAACGGCATCGTGTTCCTCGACGAGCTCGACAAGGTGACCAAGCGCGGTGAAGGCATGGCGGGCGCCGATGTCTCGCGCGAGGGGGTGCAGCGCGACCTCTTGCCGCTGGTTGAGGGCAGCACCGTGTCGACCAAGCACGGCTCGGTGCGCACGGACCACATCCTCTTTATCGCCTCCGGGGCCTTCCATCTCTCCAAGCCGTCGGATCTGATCCCGGAGCTGCAGGGACGCCTGCCGATTCGCGTCGAGCTCAAGGCCCTGACCACAGAGGATTTCGTGCGGATTCTGACCGAGCCGGACGCCTCCCTGACCGATCAGTACCGCGCCCTGCTTGCCACCGAGGGCGTCGCCCTGGAGTTCACCGAGGACGGCATCCGTCGACTCGCCGAGATCGCCTGGCAGGTCAACGAGCGGACCGAGAACATCGGGGCCCGTCGGCTGCACACCGTCCTGGAACGACTGCTCGAGGACGTCTCCTACAACGCCTCGGACTTGGACCGCGTGACCGTGACCATCAACGCCGCCTATGTCGATCAGAATCTGTCGGGGCTCGCGGCGGACGAGGACCTGTCGCGCTACATCCTCTAA
- the hslV gene encoding ATP-dependent protease subunit HslV yields MEGFRGTTILSVRRGGKVVIGGDGQVSLGQTVMKGNARKVRRLFKGQVIAGFAGATADAFTLFERFEGKLEKHQGHLTRSAVELAKDWRTDRMLRRLEALLCIADAQTSLIISGTGDVVEPENDLMAIGSGGSFAQAAARALLENTELGAREIVEKGLNIAADICIYTNHNLVIEELDTDR; encoded by the coding sequence ATGGAAGGTTTTCGAGGTACGACGATTCTCTCGGTTCGGCGCGGCGGCAAAGTCGTGATCGGCGGCGACGGGCAGGTCTCGCTCGGACAGACGGTCATGAAGGGCAACGCGCGAAAGGTCCGGCGCCTCTTCAAAGGGCAGGTCATCGCCGGGTTCGCCGGGGCCACGGCGGACGCCTTCACGCTCTTCGAGCGCTTCGAGGGCAAGCTCGAGAAGCACCAGGGTCACCTGACCCGATCCGCCGTCGAGTTGGCGAAGGACTGGCGGACCGATCGTATGCTGCGCCGGCTCGAGGCGTTGCTCTGCATCGCCGACGCGCAGACCTCTCTCATCATCTCGGGAACGGGCGACGTAGTGGAGCCGGAGAACGACCTGATGGCCATCGGGTCCGGCGGATCCTTTGCTCAGGCCGCGGCCCGCGCGCTGCTCGAAAACACTGAGCTCGGCGCCCGCGAGATCGTCGAGAAGGGCTTGAACATCGCCGCGGACATTTGCATCTATACCAATCACAATCTGGTGATCGAAGAGCTCGATACAGACCGGTGA